From the genome of Mixophyes fleayi isolate aMixFle1 chromosome 2, aMixFle1.hap1, whole genome shotgun sequence, one region includes:
- the LOC142139569 gene encoding interferon-induced GTP-binding protein Mx1-like, giving the protein MSNYLYDTYEEKIRPCIDLIDSLRSLGVEKDLALPAIAVIGDQSSGKSSVLEALSGVTLPRGSGIVTRCPLELKLVKGKKDSEWKGKISYLTINQELENPMEVEKEIMKAQDAMAGPGVGISSELISLEVTSPEIPDLTLIDLPGIARVAVGNQPRDIGDKIKRLIKKYIEKQETICLVVVPCNVDIATTEALDMAREVDPGGERTVGILTKPDLIDKGTEETIVNIVNNNIIHLKKGYMIVKCRGQQDIQDKLSLKEAIEKEKIFFEDHEYFSDLLSEEKATVPFLAQRLTMELVEHINKSLPTLEDQIKNKLHITKDELEKCGKGVPENEHDKLTFLVEKIQQFNQDIARVTQGEEFISSKKNPKLFANIRRFFNTWQDELDQSIMQFNNVLRDEVEEFEKLHRGRELPGFINYKTFEAIVKDKIGNMEDPAREVMKTVMGIVRKTFNDIADSHFHNFNNLCRLTKNKIENIRQIQEDSADNLIRTQFLMEQMVYSQDKCYRNDLETICSKLLQPLNQPKQQVNLMQCSVKEMTHHLEAYFKGAADRLSNQIPLIVQFYILQENGKQLQREMLHLLQDREQHDELLKESRDLTSTRNFLKQRIHRLSEAHKRLLGFPG; this is encoded by the exons ATGTCTAACTACTTGTATGACACCTATGAGGAGAAGATCCGTCCATGTATTGATCTCATTGACTCGTTGAGGTCACTGGGGGTGGAGAAGGATCTGGCGTTACCGGCGATCGCAGTCATCGGTGATCAGAGTTCTGGGAAAAGTTCTGTTCTGGAGGCTCTGTCTGGAGTCACTCTCCCCAGAGGCAGCG GGATTGTCACCAGATGTCCCTTAGAGCTTAAACTTGTGAAAGGTAAAAAGGATTCGGAATGGAAAGGAAAAATCAGCTATTTAACAATCAACCAAGAGCTGGAGAATCCCATGGAGGTGGAGAAGGAAATCATGAAAG CTCAGGATGCAATGGCTGGTCCAGGTGTGGGGATCAGCTCTGAGCTTATAAGCCTTGAGGTGACCTCTCCTGAGATTCCTGATCTGACACTAATTGATCTCCCTGGAATTGCAAGAGTGGCTGTTGGAAACCAACCAAGAGACATTGGAGACAAG ATCAAAAGGCTCATCAAAAAGTATATTGAGAAACAGGAGACGATCTGCTTGGTGGTGGTTCCGTGTAATGTGGACATTGCCACCACAGAAGCTCTAGACATGGCTCGTGAGGTGGATCCTGGTGGAGAGAGAACTGTGG GAATTCTAACTAAACCGGATTTAATTGACAAGGGCACCGAGGAGACTATTGTTAACATAGTAAATAATAACATTATCCACCTGAAGAAAGGTTATATGATCGTGAAATGCCGAGGTCAGCAGGATATTCAGGACAAGCTCTCATTGAAGGAAGCCATTGAGAAGGAGAAGATATTTTTTGAAGATCATGAATATTTTTC CGATCTTCTGAGTGAAGAGAAGGCCACAGTCCCCTTTCTAGCGCAAAGACTCACAATGGAACTGGTGGAGCACATCAAT AAATCACTTCCCACTCTGGAGGAtcagattaaaaataaacttcACATAACAAAAGATGAGCTAGAAAAGTGTGGAAAAGGGGTACCCGAGAACGAACATGACAAACTCACCTTCCTGGTGGAG AAAATCCAGCAATTTAACCAAGACATTGCCCGTGTCACACAAGGAGAGGAGTTTATATCgtcaaaaaaaaatcctaaacttTTTGCAAACATCCGAAGGTTCTTTAATACTTGGCAGGATGAGTTGGACCAGTCCATCATGCAGT TTAACAATGTGCTAAGAGACGAAGTTGAGGAATTTGAGAAGTTGCATCGTGGTAGAGAACTCCCAGGATTTATCAATTATAAGACATTTGAAGCAATCGTTAAagataaaattggcaacatggaAGATCCTGCCAGGGAAGTGATGAAAACTGTGATGG gtaTTGTACGAAAAACGTTCAATGACATCGCAGATTCACATTTTCATAACTTTAATAATCTTTGCAGACTTACTAAG aataaaattgaaaatattcGCCAAATACAAGAAGACTCTGCAGATAATCTCATCAGAACTCAGTTTTTGATGGAACAAATGGTCTACTCTCAAGACAAATGTTACAGGAATGATCTAGAGACCATCTGCTCTAAACTGCTCCAACCTCTGAACCAACCAAAACAACAGGTTAACCTTATGCAGTGCTCTGTCAAAGAGATGACCCATCATCTAGAAGCTTATTTTAAA GGAGCAGCGGACCGCCTCTCCAATCAGATCCCGCTGATCGTCCAGTTTTACATTCTACAAGAGAATGGGAAACAGCTGCAGAGAGAGATGCTTCACCTTCTGCAGGACAGAGAGCAGCACGATGAGCTTCTGAAGGAGAGTAGAGATCTCACCAGCACCAGGAATTTCCTGAAGCAAAGGATCCACCGATTGTCAGAGGCACATAAGCGTCTGCTCGGTTTCCCAGGCTAA
- the LOC142139979 gene encoding E3 SUMO-protein ligase KIAA1586-like, protein MEHSRRNAVSVHIKQNCAEERCEKKIQPRAEAAEPPSATITRQRRRAEQTGSPGQEYGHYWVTHRRRPSASGKTKSDSAVVSELPLEGSTRSLAQPIQCEESSTSIEIENHNNSNIADSLPECWSVQQYKNFKEKYEGLGICNKKLGCEYCAKYDFIKEKSVHVSKEWKGFQIEASGKNRMVQQASLRKKMKEHFSSNAHNICKDNFKIREQNTITNVVDTMNKKYFSTTCRVFNTIYSLTKRCKPFLDIEDEIELQMKNGLDMEIGLHSRKTAVKIVDFIAKEIKKEIFTKITAKDKKICLIIDEASTISCKPVIILFLKVEDSVSSPTIFVELVELEKQDAETICSSVLESLHKIGLTKNYLQKNLIGFCSDGASVMLGRKSGVSTRITKDFPNIIIWHCLNHRLQLVLDDSIKEIKQVNHFKIFLDKIYTIFHQSNKNQIELTKISEQLGIEIIKIGRILGPRWAACSLRSSLAVWRAYPALHHYFSSNAKYLGMATRLKNIYFLTDLALMIDILNKISLLSNALQARNTDIIKAEKLVIRSIKAFEMLEKEKGPYEKKVNELITSESYKKIDFVENHRFVGLPPKTLLQGIVTNLKKRLMDCGHLKASCSSQFDDSNTLQFLKFLEPDYWNIEEVIVPWKAAEEQLHVFNTFFNYQIEINEYRDFVENVLESNENYSIPESVQRARNIVRTIASP, encoded by the exons ATGGAGCACTCCAGGAGAAATGCAGTTTCGGtacacataaaacaaa ACTGTGCAGAGGAGAGATGTGAGAAGAAGATCCAGCCCAGGGCGGAGGCCGCGGAGCCACCATCAGCCACCATCACGCGGCAacgcagaagagcagagcagacaggcAGCCCGGGCCAGGAGTACGGACATTACTGGGTCACTCACCGTCGCCGACCGTCGGCATCTGGG aaaacaaagtcAGATTCTGCTGTTGTATCAGAATTGCCCTTGGAAGGTTCAACACGGTCACTAGCACAACCAATCCAGTGTGAAGAAAGCAGCACgtcaattgaaatagaaaatcacAACAACTCCAATATTGCAGACAGTCTTCCGGAATGCTGGTCAgtgcaacaatataaaaattttaaagaaaaatatgaaggCCTGGGCATTTGTAACAAAAAGTTAGGTTGTGAGTATTGTGCGAAATATGATTTCATAAAAGAGAAAAGTGTTCATGTGTCAAAAGAGTGGAAAGGTTTTCAGATTGAGGCATCAGGGAAAAACAGAATGGTACAACAAGCTTCtctaaggaaaaaaatgaaagaacatttttcctcaaatgcTCATAACATTTGTAAAGACAACTTCAAAATACGTGAGCAGAATACTATAACAAACGTAGTAgatacaatgaataaaaaatatttcagcactacttgtagagtatttaatacaatttacagcctgacaaaaagatgtaaaccatttttaGACATAGAAGATGAGATCGAACTGCAAATGAAAAATGGATTAGATATGGAAATAGGATTGCATTCACGTAAAACTGCTGTGAAAATAGTAGATTTTATTgccaaggaaattaaaaaagaaatatttactaaaattactgcaaaagataagaaaatatgtttgattattgaTGAAGCTTCAACTATATCTTGCAAACCAGTTATAATACTGTTCTTAAAAGTTGAGGACTCAGTTTCATCTCCAACAATTTTTGTTGAGCTAGTTGAATtggaaaaacaagatgcagagacAATATGTTCTTCAGTTCTGGAAAGCTTACATAAAATTGGGCTTACCAAGAACtacttacaaaaaaatttaatcGGATTTTGCTCTGATGGTGCAAGTGTTATGCTTGGGCGAAAATCTGGAGTGAGCACTAGGATCACAAAAGACTTCCCAAACATAATAATATGGCACTGTTTAAACCATCGCCTCCAACTTGTTTTAGATGACtcaataaaggaaataaagcaaGTAAATCATTTCAAAATATTCCTTGATAAGATATATACTATTTTTCATCAATCCAATAAGAACCAGATTGAACTTACCAAAATATCCGAACAACTTGGAATTGAAATTATTAAGATTGGTAGAATTTTGGGACCAAGATGGGCTGCCTGTAGTTTAAGGTCAAGCCTAGCTGTGTGGCGCGCTTATCCTGCACTACATCACTATTTTTCTTCAAATGCCAAGTACTTGGGTATGGCTACccgtcttaaaaatatatattttttaactgatTTGGCATTAATGAttgatattttaaacaaaatttctCTGCTTTCCAATGCACTGCAAGCAAGAAATACAGACATAATAAAGGCTGAAAAACTTGTGATTCGATCTATTAAAGCATTTGAAATGCTTGAAAAAGAAAAGGGTCCATACGAAAAAAAggttaatgaattaattacttcAGAAAGCTACAAAAAAATCGATTTTGTAGAAAATCATCGGTTTGTTGGCCTTCCTCCGAAAACACTCTTACAAGGCATTGTTacgaatttaaaaaaaagattaatggatTGTGGCCATTTAAAAGCAAGTTGTAGTAGCCAATTTGATGATAGTAATACATTACAATTTCTCAAGTTTTTGGAGCCTGATTACTGGAATATTGAAGAAGTAATAGTTCCATGGAAAGCAGCTGAAGAGCAATtgcatgtatttaatacatttttcaattaccAAATTGAGATTAATGAGTATCGAGATTTTGTGGAAAATGTGTTAGAAAGCAACGAGAACTATTCAATTCCTGAAAGTGTTCAAAGAGCTAGAAATATTGTCAGAACAATTGCT tccccataa